Within Wyeomyia smithii strain HCP4-BCI-WySm-NY-G18 chromosome 2, ASM2978416v1, whole genome shotgun sequence, the genomic segment CGTTTATGACAGGAAAAACGGTCAATGTTAACAGCAGAGGAAACATCACGATTTTCCGATCAAACGTTTAACACACAACAAACTTCCGCTGTCGAGAACACGAACTGATCAACTGGCAATCATGCATTACGCAACTTTCCAAATCGCTGTAATTCATTCAACTATTAGTCGAGTGCTTTGAACCTTGTTGGGCACGCCGCCATCACCTTTCGCTGGACATtgatttgttgtcagaaaaaaagactaaaaccaataaaaaaatcaaccacGAAAAACACTGTCCATGTATACCCGATCTAGTAATTTACCGACATATCTTTCGTCTGCGGTTGGGTAACCGTGGGTGGGTGGTAAACTATCGGAAAATTGTATGTGCACTCCCCACACAAACCCGAAGTGAAATGGAAAAAAGGGAAAAGAAAATTCGCGTCGATCgcgttgaaaatgaaaaatgtgaaaatatgtTATGCCGCGTACAGCATGCGGGACAGACACAGCAGCATATACTGACACCCCATGCTTACTATACCCAAGGCTGGTGCTTCAGCATGCCAAGATTAAACAGAGCATTCAGTGTACTTTAAAAGGAGATGCATATCAATTGTTGGGGCCAGTATCAGTACGGATTGCAATCGATTAGCAGCGTACGCGGTGTAGTGAACAATTGACTATCGGGACAGCCGTCTAGTGAAAAGGATTATTTCCGAAGAAAATAGGTGCCAGTGTGCGTGATAGAAATATCTGAAACATTGTTGAAAGTGAACTTATATTGTCGACAAAAGTAGCTACTGCCACTTACAAAAATGATTAGAATGTCGAACCGGAGCACCGTGCTGGAATATCTGTTGCTTGCCTCATTCATCACCTCCACACTGTGCGCCTCGGCCGCTGGCTTTCGCGGCCAGACCCGTGTGGTCCCCAGCAATAAGAACGAAAACAGCTGGTTCAGTGGTGAGCTGAGTGTGCTGCAGAAGGTCCTCGATGACTGCCAGGATAAGCAAGAATTCACCGGTTGCCTGAAGGGTAAAGCCCTAACTGCCTTGTCGCGCGCAATTGACATGGTGAGTGCGATTTTCAGAACGTGAATAGAATAGTGTTGTGCATTATAATTGGTTGGGATCTGTGTGTAATTCgaattaaaatttaggaaatatGTGCGGCTCTTGTATGTTACCAGAAAAATTAAGTTGGAGCTAACTACCACGAGTGTTGGTGCTGTTTATTTTTCAGGAATCGGTTCAATTACTTGACGGAGTGTCACTGATCAAACAGAAGGTTGCCGAAAATGATAGCATTCCACTGATAGGCGATGCTCGACTACTAAGCGGACTAAGCGAAATCGATCGCTCAATCCTAAGCAAACTGAACAAATTCTTCCAGACGCATTCGCTGCGTGTGGATATGCAGAGGCAGGAGGGAGCTGCTCGTggcaataataaaaataagcatCACCGCTACCTGATCGCTGCTTTCCTAACTGCCATGGGAATTGCCGGTCCAATCGGTTTGAAGGTGCTCGCTGCTGTTGCCGGCAAAGCATTGGTAATTTCTAAGGTTGCTCTTACCATCGCCGGAATTATCGCCTTGAAGAAGATCTTCGCTCACGACCATCACGAGGAAACCAGCTTCCAGGTTCACGCTGGACATGATAACAGGTGAGGCTGGAAAATCTAGAAATCACGCTACTTCAAACTAATGCATCTTCATTTTTTATTATCTAGACGAACTGCGTACGTCGTTCGCAACCCAGCTAAGATGGCTGCCAGCGTCGATCCCTATCGGTATTACTAtgaacagcagcaacagcaacaacaaccacaATATGGCACCGTTTAAGCAGCATAATAATCATCACATAGTTAAATCGGTACGATACGCTCCCTTCGCTTGAGAAGGACACGAACAGCACATCTCCTGtaaattaatatttatttttaaattattgcaAGCATTAAATTATTGCTAGAGTTCTCTTTAGTAAGTAGGTGAAATCTAGTGCAGAGGCCGCGAAAAATATCTTTTGCAAGCAGGTTTTTCGATCCTGTTTGCGAATTTGTAAATTAAATCACAGAACCAATACAGCACATGATACCAAAAATTGAACCAAACACAATATTCACATTAAGGGACTCATAAAGTAAGAGGCAAAATAGTAAACTAGTAGACAgtaacatgaaaacacaattaacAAACCCAAGACAGATTTTATTTGAAGACTAATATCGTTGATAAAAGTTGTTAGCAATTTGCAGTGTGACCTAACGAAATGTGAGGAAAATAAACGAAATAATACGAGTATAATTTCTTCTGTCGAGCTGTTTTGGTTTGTCAGAGCGTTAAACTGCTAACGAAGAGTGACTGCGCACATTAGCACAATTCCCTAGTAAATTAGTGTATGAACGAGAATTCGTTATCATATCGGGCTCATCTAGTCGAAAACAGGTTTTGATTCTATTTGTTTCAAAGTGCCAATTGATTATAAAAAATCAGTTCATATAAGACTCCATTTACAATGTTCATATACATGCGTGCTTAGTTGtttaataaataatttattgaaTTGTTTAGATCAAAGCCCACGGAACCGCGCTCACATACGATACCGCAACAATCATTCTCGGAAACTGAGAAACTGACCTGTTGGAAGAACCCGGATACGGTCGTTAGTTTTTGGGTGCGTTCGGAAGGTAAAAAAgacgaacgaaaaaaaatcgcagcccaggcaacaaataataattttataacattttttcaactttttttttttttgtaagatttggaccactgcgaccaatattttgatcttttgtggtattttttttctttttttttttttcaattaaagcgtgctataaaactttttttgtggCTTGGGCAGCTCCCgtcgaaagagaaaaaaagccAGATTCTGATTTCGACTCCGTTGGGTGTCAATCTATAGTTTTACTCTATTTTCAGTAAAGACACGAAATTTTCATTGGTCCTAGTGTCAACTGCAGAGTATTTTGCTCCAAACTCAACGTTTTTGAAACGAATGTTTGAGACCAAGTTACGACCAACCAAGTTATATTGTCAATATTTTTCAGGAATCGGTTGTCATCAGATAACACCAGCAGTAAGTGTCGGtcgattttgacatatcaaaTAGCTGAGACATATGGTAAACAAACCGCTTCAACTGGCTGTGGTTATTCTATTTTAAGAAACGGcgactgaagcgcatcgagagttgaaaaaaagtttacagAAGTGCTGTTCGAGGTGAAACGACGTGATTGGTTTCGTCTATTTGAAGACGATTATTTCGATGCTGACAACTTGATGAAAGGACAAAAAGCGTCGAAGAGGCTGAATTGGAAGAATTACTCGATGAAGCCATTTCCAGGCTATTGCATGCTTTGAGAagtcaaaaacaagaaaattggGTTCCTTATAATTTTAAGCCAAGGAACATTAGGCGTCGTTTTTTCGGCTGTGAACAATTGCTCCAGCGGCGGCAACTTGAAGAAAAGTAAGTCATGGGGGCTGCTCAGTGCTCAGTCATGCTTTTACTTCGGTGGCTTGACCGATTATGCACGTTTATAGTtagctattattattattattttttttttttcttcatctataatttatttgacacggcacaaatacaattcaatgtttaacggcgccaattatatctggtagcttactttctaaagtatcttaataactaaaagcaaattttttatcctcgctgccgactacgagctgagactaaatctaacttaaagctagaatgttttgcattaaagcactggtttgttgtttgatggttttccattgctataggtaagcagcatattgaatatgttccgctgctgggccaagatattacggactggcatattgggatGTCTttctcgggccttgagagtatcgtgcgggtctgattgctgttttcggatccggggtcttaacgtgttcttgtcgtttggttggatgtaggcggaaggggataggactaaactggggcgtggatggatttcaggaaaacgtatataagggacatgtagaataggtcacggctcgccaagacatcacgaacaggaacagccggctgtccaccctcggcctgaagggaaactattaatttagacctggcgtcacggtgtacagggcatgaccaaacaacgtgctctatgtcgtgataaccttccccacaggcacagacaccactctctccgagcccaacacgacggagatgcgcgtcaaatctatagtgattggacataagccgggacatcacgcaaatgaaatcccgacctacatccaaccccttgaaccacgggttcgtcgacaccttggggattatggaatgtaaccaccttcccagttcccctctggtccaagcattttgccaactgatgatcgtattctgacgtacaaatgcgaaaaattcattaaaggcaattcaGGTCTTtcaggtctttcataaatatcactgtttgttgcgcccaccttagccaaagagtccgctttctcattacccggtatcgagcagtgagaagagacccacgctaaggtaatctgagcagatttttcggataaagcactcagatgttcccgtattttccccaggaaatacggagagtgcttaacatctttcatcgatcggagagcctcaatggaactgagactgtccgtaaagatgaaataatggtccgtgggcattttttcgataatccttagggtgtactgaattgcagctaattctgcgacgtaaacagaagcaggattatcgagcttatgagagacggttaaattgttattgaaaataccgaagccagtggacccatcaagaagtgatccgtcagtgtagaacatattgtcgcagttgatgtttcgatatttattggaaaaaatgttggggatctgctgcacgcgtaaatgatccgggattccacgagtttcttctatcatggatgtttcgaaaaacacagtagaatcagaagtatttgataagtcgacacgatttggaatattcgaagaagggttaatattttgggacatgtgattgaaatacaatgtcataaaacgggtttgagaattaagttcgattaacctttcaaaatttttaatcacgggacggttcaagacctcacatttgataagaatacgagaagacaggctccagaagcggtttttcaatggtagaactccagctaagacctccaaactcatcgtatgggtcgattgcatgcaacccaaggcgatacgcaaacaacgatattgtattcgctccagtttgatcaaatgtgtgtttgctgcggagcgaaagcagaaacacccgtactcaataacagacaatatcgttgtttggtaaagccttataaggtctcctggatgggctccccaccattgtccggttattgtacgaagaaaattcactctttgttgacattttttcatcagatacctcacgtgacaagcccaggtgcctttagagtcgaaccagacaccgagatatttgtgtaccaaagcctgagaaatcgttttacccattaattgtgtttgaagctgagcaggttcatgcttcctataaaaaactactatctcagtcttctccggagagaattcgatacctaactgtaaagcccaagcagacaaattgtccaaggtatcttgcaatggtccttgcaaatcggcagctttggctcctgtagcagagattacactgtcgtctgcaagttgtcttatcgtgcatgaatttgccagacattcgtcgatgtcatttacataaaagttgtaaagaagggggcttaaacatgagccctggggaagacccatgtagctaatgcgaaaagttgccaaatcgccgtgcgtaaaatgcatgtgcttttcggacaacaaattgtgcaaaaaattgtttaaaattggagaaaatccttgacggtgaagtttacccgaaagaatgtcaatagaaacggaatcaaaagcccccttaatgtccaagaacgcagacgccatttgttctttgcgagcatacgccagctgaatatccgttgaaagcaacgcaagacaatcatttgtccctttggcacggcggaagccaaatattaatattattattattattattataattatagaAAAACAGCGAGAATTTAGTTGCGCACCTAATAGCAGGtgtcaaattttggatttttttctgctgtcgAAACATGATGAAAATCtcatttatttctcatgaagataaCCCTATTCTTTTTTTGcacgggggatgcgttccaaatttgtacggacccgtgtaaaaaagacgtttttgagttgcaaatataacgaagaaattCGTCCTAAAATGTTTGAATCTCGTTTGattatgatagtggtcaatctagagacgtaactgcaatattttaaattttgagtatttacaccaaaaattgatcaaaaactgatatatgatcactcgtggcctaaaacggaaaacgtgattgaagtGAGGTCGATATcgtgtaccgtttttgagtaatccGTAAGcaatccgtgtaaaaaagacAGTGCAAGGAGAGAATACGGTGTACATTATTTTCAACGACAAAAAATAAACGACATTTACTTACAGTTTTTTCCACTTGCCCTCTAATCTACCCCTCAGGCATATAAACAAATAGATTTAGTATATCGCTTTTCAGGAAGGATAAAACATTTTTCTGTAACTTTTCTTCAATAGCTGCATTCTCTTGAACCGCACACACTAACTAGTAAACACAATGCAGTGACGGGTAAACAGAAAACTTTCGCAAAACTGGAGCGTGTTACCAGTCCCAACAACTTCTCATCTCTCACCCCCATGCATACGAGAGCGCTTACACACCTACGGGCATTTGTTTCGACCTATCGTGTACTAAACGGGAATGTCGAGCTGGAAAAGCCTGAATGCTATTAATAACTTCTTGCCTTCTCACATAATTCAGGCCGTTTTTTTCCATTGtaaatgaaaattaattttcgagTTGAAGTTATAATAGGAACTCTCGCGATGCATCAACTGGTTTCGTCATACTCCCTCAAGTGTTTTTATGAGAGTTGATGTTATAGAAAATACATCCCGAAATGTGGACGGTACTTTATCGTGAAAACCACAGTTGTTTGTATGCTGTTTCGCTCGTCAACGTGAAAGCATTAGCGTCATCTTTCCTGGTTTTCCTTCTCTCCTCGGGGTGATACTCAGTAGGTTATACTTGGCCAACCGTTGCCGTGGTattgatgatggtgatgatgacgTTAATATTTACATTGCATGGAGTAGCAGCTGTTATCGCGGATAGAGGTCTAGCTAGCGTGAGTTTGTCTGCGAGTGACGAAAGGGCAGGGAAATTCTTGATGCTCCCACCGACAGCATAGAAGCGCACATACAACACACAGCTATTAGTGTTACGTGTTGTTCCGTGATGCTGCCAGAAGACCGAACAGATACTGATTACGGGCGGTATGTGTCGCCGCATCGTAACTGTCATGTCGAGGAAGAGATTTGAGAAGTGACGGTTTGTTGATGGCTTTGCGCAGATTAGTTATGCATCAGACCGGTGATGTTGTGG encodes:
- the LOC129725334 gene encoding uncharacterized protein LOC129725334, giving the protein MIRMSNRSTVLEYLLLASFITSTLCASAAGFRGQTRVVPSNKNENSWFSGELSVLQKVLDDCQDKQEFTGCLKGKALTALSRAIDMESVQLLDGVSLIKQKVAENDSIPLIGDARLLSGLSEIDRSILSKLNKFFQTHSLRVDMQRQEGAARGNNKNKHHRYLIAAFLTAMGIAGPIGLKVLAAVAGKALVISKVALTIAGIIALKKIFAHDHHEETSFQVHAGHDNRRTAYVVRNPAKMAASVDPYRYYYEQQQQQQQPQYGTV